From the genome of Desulfovibrio sp. JY:
ACGGTGGGTGTAGTTTTCGAGGACAAGCCCGGGCGGGGTCTCGTGGCCGGAGGAGCCGAACATGACCCAGTTGACGCCAAGGCCGGCAGCGTCCTCGAAATCGGTCAAGAGCAGGCGCAGGTCGTCTTCCCGGCGCGGCAGCAAAAATTCGTCCACGTCGATGAATCCAAGCCAATGCGTGCCCGGGCCGTACGTTTTCAGGCAATGGGCGTAGGCGTTGAGCTGCCGGGCCGGGCCGGCAATGGTTTCCACGGTGCAGGGGATATGATCGGCGTGAGGGGCCAGGGTCTCGGCCAGGGGGACGCGCGAACCGTTATCGTAGATGACGAGCCGCTCGACGCCAAGCATGGCGTGGTAGGCCGCCCACTCGACAATGAAAGCGTTTTCGTCCTTGGCGATGCAGCAAAGGGTCAGGTAGTCCATGGGACGGCGACTATGGCTTTACGTAGGCATAGCCTTCGGCCTGGCGCGCAACCAACTCCACCACGCCGGCCGGCACGATCTCGCACACCGGGCAGAGCCACTCGGGGGCAAGGCCAAAATGCCGCAGCGCATTGCGGCAGACCCGGACCGTCAGCCCCAGTCCGGCGGCTTCGGTGAGCGCCTGCGCATGCGCGCCGTCCGCGCCCATCAGCTTGATGGCCGGGCCATTGACCAGGAGCACGGCCGTGAAACGTTCCTGGGGCAGGGCGGCGTAATAGTTGCGGATATTGGTCAGCGCCGCATCAAGATGGGCGGCGTCCTCATCGACATGGAAAACAACGTCGTAGCGCATAAACGATCTCTCCTTGCCGGAAATCTCTATCAGACGATGCGCAGCCGCGCCATATCCGGGCGCACCGCGACCACCCGGCCGACCACCGCCGCCAGATCGCCGGCATCGAGCAGCATCCGTCGCGCCGCCGCGACCTTCGCCTCGGGCACGGCCAGAACGAGGCCTCCCGATGTCTGGGCGTCGAAGACCAGATCGGACTTGATGGGGTCGAGGCCTTCGGCCACGGAAACGGTCTTGGCGCAGTAGTTGCGGTTGGCGAAGCTGCCGGCCGGGAGCATTCCCAGCCCGGCCAACTCAACGGCCTGGGGCAGGAAGGGAACGTCGGCAAGCCGGATCTCCACGGCAACGCCCGAAGCGGCGGCCATTTCCAGCAGATGGCCGCCCAGGCCGAAGCCGGTCACATCCGTGGCCGCCTTGAGCGAAAGTTCCCGGATCACCCGGCCGCCGGCGGCATTGAGCCGTCCGGCCCAGGTGAAAAGCTCGTTTTCGAGCACGACCGGATCGCCGAAATCGCCCTTGAGGGCCGTGGCCAAGACGCCCGTGCCGAGCGGCTTGGTCAAAATGAGGATATCGCCGGGCACAAGCCCGGTGTTGCTGGCGAAGGCGTCGGCATCGACCAGCCCGGATACGGCCAGGCCGTATTTGACCTCCGGGTCCTCCACGCTATGCCCGCCGGCCGGGACCGCCCCGGCCTCCAGAACGGCGTCCAGCCCACCGCGCAGAATTTCGGCCAGCACCTCCCGCTCCATGGTCTTTATGGGAAAGCAGACGATGTTCATGGCGGAAAGCGGCGTGCCGCCCATGGCGTAGACGTCGGACAGGGCGTTGACCGCCGCGATGCGGCCGAACTTGAAGGGATCGTTGACGATGGGGGTGAAGAAATCCACGGTCTGGACCAGCCCCCGGCCGTCCGGAAGACGCACCACTGCCGCATCCTCGTTGACGCCGGAAGCCGTCAGCAGGCGAGGATCGGTTACGGGCGGCAAGCCCTGCAAGACGGCCTCCAGGTCCCCTGGAGAGATCTTGGCCGCTCAGCCGGCGGCGGTGACGGTCTTGACCAGTTCGATGCTCATGGATTTTCCTTGTTGATTGCCATCGTAAGATCATGCACCAGCGCGTCGCGGTCAAGGCCGAAACGCGCGGCCAGTCCGTTTATCGTCTCGAAAAGCCCCTGGCACAGCAGGCAGCAGCCCGCCGCCGCGTCGTAGTCGCGAAAGACGTCCTGGGTGGCCGGATGGGCCGCCACCAAGTCCAGGACCGTCATGGCATCCGAGTCGAACGGCGGTGGTTCTCCTGGCAATCGATTCATATCAATCCTCAAGAGAGTAAAAATAACTACTTTAATTTATTATCAATTTTAAAAATCGACAGGCCAATGGCACCTGGGTGGCGGTGTTTCCAGGCAAAGCCAAGAGGTGACTCGTTTGATTCATTCCGTCCGTTGCGTGGCCGGCGGGAGGGGGCGCGGCCACGTGCGGCGCATATTTGAAGAATACGCCTTCGCGTCCGCGCAACCTCCCGACAGCCCTGATCCTGTGGTCCATCCGTGGAAGCCTTTCCTGGCTCGGAGAAGCGCCCGACGTCTGGCCTACCGCTCCTGCGCCTCTTTGTAGCAGCTCGATAATATTCTAGTATATTTAAATATTTTTATAATACATCATGTTATGGTTTAACTTTTTAATTGGTCCCTTTGAAAGTTTTTGAAGGGGGTCCAGGGGGAAACTTTTTTCAAAAAGTTTCCCCCTGGCCGCCGGAGGCTCCCCCCTCCTCCAAAGTCTCCGCGCCGCTTTGGACGGCCCACATGCCGGCGTAGACCCCGCCTGCAGCGAGAAGCGCTTCATGGTCGCCGCGTTCGACCACGTACCCGTCCACCACGACCAGAATCTGCGAACACTGGCGCACGGTGGAAAGGCGGTGGGCCACGGCCAGGGTGAGACGGCCATCGCGGAAGGCGTACAGATTCTGCTGGATAATGGCCTCGGTGCGGGTGTCCACGGCCGAGGTGGCCTCGTCGAGGATCAGGATGGCCGGATCGCGCAGGATGGCCCGGGCCAGGGACACCCGCTGGCGCTCGCCGCCGGAAAGCTTGAGGCCGCGTTCGCCAATGACCGTGTCGTAGCCGGCCGGGAGCTTCATGATGAAGTCGTCGGCACCGGCCACGGCCGCGGCATGGCGCACGGCGGCCATGTCCGCCTCCGGGCGGCCGAGCAGGATGTTTTCGGCCACGGTGCCGTGAAAGAGAAAGGCGTCTTGGGACACGTAACCGAGGTGGCCGCGATAGCTGTTGAGCGTGTAGGCGGCAAGCGATGCACCATCGACGGTGATGACCCCGCCGGTCGGCTCGAAATAGCGCAGGAGCAGTTTGACCAGAGTGGACTTGCCGGCCCCGGTCGGGCCGACCACACCCAGCACTTGGCCCTTTGCCAGGCTGAAGCTGATGCTGTTTATGACCTGTCCGCGCGAAGGGTAGGCGAAGCGCACGTCCGTAAATTCCAGGCGGCTGGGCTTCCCTATCAAGGCCACGGCCCCAGGCGCATCGGCCACGCGGGGGCGCACGGCGAACAGCTCGCTGACGCGCGAAGCGGCGGCCTCGGCCCGCTGAATCTGGTTAATGAGCATGCCGAAGACGAAAAGCGGCAACACCAGCCGGGCGGCAAAGAGCACAAAGGTGGTGTAGTCGCCGACCGTCGGGCCATGTCCGGCCGCCACCAGATAGCCGCCGCCGGCGAAGACCGCGCCGAAGGACAGCCCGGCCACGGTATAAATGGCCGGCAGAAACCGGGCCCGCTCGCCCTCGGCGGCGATGGCCTCGTCGCGGTAACTGGCCGAACGCGCGGACACGGCCTTGTAAAGCCTGTCCTCGGCCGTGTAGGCCTGGATGACCCCCATGCCGCTGATGTTGTTTTCGAGAATGCCGGCAATGGCCCCGACGGCCCGGCGCGTTTCCCGGTAGCGGGGCTGGACCCGGGTCACGAAGCGGCGCACGGCGAAGATGGCCAGGGGCAGGGGCACGAAAAGGAGCAGGGCCAGCCGCCATTCCAGGAAAAACAGGTAGCCGTAGATGCCGCAGAAAGTGACGACCAGCCGGATGATCGAGGTCGTGGAGTCGGTGAGGAAACTTTCCAGGGCATCCACGTCGGCCACGATCACGGACATGATGTCGCCGGTCTGGCGGTCCTCGAAAAAGGCCGGCTCCAGGGATTGCAGATGGCCGTAAAGCGCCAGCCGGATATCGTGGCGGGTCTTCTGGGCCAGGGCCGAAAGCATGTAATCCGAGCCGCTTTGGAACACGGCCAGAAAGATGAAGCTCGTCAGTACGGTCAGACCGTAGAAGAGGTAGACCTTGGGATCGGACTCGCCGCGCGCGGCGGCGTCGATGACCCGGCCGGCGATGGCCAGGGGGAGCAGGTCGCAGGCCCGGGCCAGAATGTTGAGGGCCAGACCGCCGATCATGGCCTTTTTGTACGGACGCAGGAAGGTGTAGAGCCGCCAGACCTGCCGGCCGAGAAAGGCATGGCGGTCTTTTTTCGGGGGAGAGACTTGGTTTTGTGTCATAAGAGGAGCAGCAATGCGGCATAGCCGGCCGCGCCCAGGGCAAAGGCCGGGAAATTGCCCGATCCGTCGAGCGGGACTTCATCCTTCATGGTGTTCATGACCACGCCGCCGGCCAGAAAGGCGAACAGCACGGCCAAAAGTGCCTCGTGAACGCGAAAGACCACGCCAAAGGCCCAGCCGCCAAGGACCGCGCCGGCCAGCACCTTGCGGCCAAGGCGATGGTAGTCGCCGGTGAAATGCCGCCGCAGCCCGTGGTCGGTTCCGGCCATGTGCAAGGCCATGGCCACGGTGTAGGTGACAAGGCTCACCGGTCCCGGCACCTCCCGGTTGTCCAGCAGGTAGCCGATCAGAAAACTGTACAGGCCAAACGAGGTCAGATGCAACCAGAAGACGCCGCTTTTCTCCGGCCCGGCCGGCGGGGCGTCGCGTCCCCCCCGGGCCAGGATGGCCGCCCGCTCCAGGCCGTAGAAGACGAGCAGCCCGGCCAGGGCGACCAGGAACACGTGGTGGTCAAGCGCCGGCAAAACGGTCCAGCCGGCCCGAAGCACCGCTTCCTGGCCCGCGCACAGATCGGGAAAGATGTGGACGAAGACGTAGGCCGTGGCCGCGCCGCCGGCCAGGGACAGCCATGGGCTTCGCGGCGCGTCGAGGGCCGGGGAGAGCAGGCGGATGTAGAGATGGGTCAGCGCCAGAAAAAGGGCCATGATCCCGGTCGCGCCGGTCACACACCGCCCTCCTTGGCCTTGGCGGCGGCCCGGCGCACAAGCTTTTCTTCGTCGGCCCAGGCGTCCTTGTCCGCGTTTTTGACCAGCCGGCCGGCAACGGCCAGTTCGTCGGGAGTCAGCTCGATGCCCAGTTCCGTCAGGCGCAGGGCCAGCGCCGCCCGACCCGACATGGGCGAAAGGGGCAGGCGAAAGCCGTGCGCCCCCACGGTTTCGGGGTGAAAGGGCAGGTAGGTGTCGGGGTTTTTGAGCAGCCCGTCCTGGTGCACTCCGGCCGCCGTGGCGAAGATGTTGGCCCCGACCACGGCCTTGTTCGGGGCGATGGGCACGCCCGAGCGCGCGGAAACGAGACGGCACAGCCCGGTAAGGTGACTCGGATCGACGCCGACGCTGCGACGGTACTGCCTGCCGTGCAGGCGCAGGGCCATGACCGTTTCCTCAAGCGGCGCGTTGCCGGCCCGCTCGCCGATGCCGCCCACGGTCAGATGCACGATATCCGCGCCGGCCCCGGCGGCGGCCAGGGTGTTGGCCGTGGCCAGACCCAGGTCGTTGTGGAAATGCACCCGCAGGCGTACCCCGCGCGGATGGGCTAAGCGCGTGAGCATGCGCACCCGACGCCTGACCATCTCCGGGGTGAGCACGCCGAGGGTGTCGGGAAAACCGATGCCCGTGGCCCCGGCGTCCATGGCCACGGTATAGGCCTGGCGCAAAAAGGCCGGCTCGGTGCGGCTGCCGTCCTCGCAGCTGAAGGTCACCTTCAAAAAACGCTTGCGCGCGTAGGTCACGGCCTGCCGGATCATCTCCAGGCACTCGCCCTTGGTCTTGCCGAGCTTGTCGCGGCGGTGCAGGGCGCTTGTGGCCAGAAAAACCCCGACGCCGCGCCGGTCGGGATCGGCGTGTTGCAGGGCTTCCCAGGCGGCGTCGATATCGGCCGTAAGCGCCCGGCACAGCACCATGATCCGTGGACCGGCCACCTCGGCGGCGATGCGGCGTACCGCCTCGATTTCCCGGTCGGAAACGGCCGGAAAGCCGGCCTCGATGACGTCCACGCCGGCTGTAGCCAGGGCCTTGGCGATGACCACCTTGTCCTCGACGGAAAAGCGCACCCCGGGCATCTGCGCGCCATCGCGCAAGGTGGTATCGGAAATGGTGAGCGGTGTTACACGGTCCGTTAAAGGATTGGGCAAATGTTCGGACATGGGGCTTTTTGCGCTCTTTTCGCCCCAAAGGCAACGCGGGTGATTTTGTACGAGGGCGTGCTCACCGGTGCATACGGTTTGACGAAAAGAGGTGCCGAGGCTAGGATTTATCGGATCGAAAACGCAGTGCAACACCCTGTTGCGGCAGGGGGAGGGATGCGATGGCGACCATCGGCGTTTTACTGTCGGGATGTGGCGTGCTGGACGGCTCGGAAATCCACGAGGCGACGTTGGCGCTCTATTTTCTGGACAAGGCCGGGGCCAAGGTCATCTGTCTGGCTCCGGAGATGACCGCGCCGGCCATGGACCATGCCGCCAAGGCCCCAAGCGGGGAGATGCGCAACGTGCGCGTGGAGGCCGCGCGCATCGCCCGGGGGGCGGTGACCGACGTGGCCAGCATGACCGCCGACTCCCTGGACGGGTTGATCTTGCCCGGCGGCTTTGGCGCGGCAAAAAATCTCTGCGATTTTGCCGAGAAAGGCGCGAAAGGAACAGTCTTTCCTGCCGTGGCCACACTGCTTGCCGCCATGCATGCCGCCGGCAAGCCCATCGGCGCCATCTGCATCGCCCCGGCCGTGCTGGCCTTGGCTCTGGGCCGGTTTCATCCCGAGCTGACCATCGGCAACGATCCCGGCACGGCCCAGGCCCTGGAAGCGGCCGGCGCGAAACATGTCGCCTGCGCCGTGGACGAAATCCACGTGGACGCGGCCAACAACCTCGTCACGACCCCGGCCTACATGCTCGGTCCGGGCATCGCGGACATCGCCAAGGGCATCGAAAAGCTGGTGGCGGAAGTCCTGTCCCGGGTCCGTCCGTAATGGCGGGCTTGCGACCGTTTACGGTTTGAGCGCAGAGGAGGGCGGATGCGCCGGCTTTTCGTCAATGCGGACGATTTCGGCCTGACCGAAGGGGTGAGCGCCGGGATTCTCACGGCCATGGCCGCCGGCGTCGTCGGTGGCACGACGGCCATGGTCTGCGCCGAGGGCGGGCTTGAGCGACTGACCCGCCTGGGGCCGCAAATCGCCGGCCGGGTCGGGTTGCATCTGCAACTCACGGGGGGGCGTCCCTGCCTGCCGCCGGAGCAAATCCCCAGTCTGGTCACGGAAGAGGGGCTTTTCCCCCGCAAAAAGAAAGCGGTCGTGGACGTCGATCCGAACGAAGTGCGCCGGGAATGGCGGGCCCAGTTGGCCCGGTTCCGGCAATCGGGCCTCATGCCCAGCCACCTCGACTCCCATCATCATATCCACAACCGGCCGGAGGCGTTTCCGGTCTTTGCGGAGCTGGCCCGGGAACTCGGCGTGCCGGGGCGGGCCGTTTCCGACGCCATGCGGGAGTCCCTGACCTCCGCCGGTGTGGTCCATGCGGATTTGTGCCTCACCCGGTTTTACGGCGAGAACCTGAGCGCCACGACGTTTTTGTCCCTGGTGGACGCCGCCTTCGCCGCCCTTGGCGGTTCGGGAACGGTGGAGGTCATGGTCCACCCCGGCCGCCACGACGCCGCGTTGGCCGCGATAAGCACCTACAGCGCTGGACGCGAGCAGGAACTTGCGGCGCTTACCGAACCGGGCCTGGCCGAAGCCCTGGCCGAGCGGGGCATCCGCATCGTCACCGCAGCAAGCCTGCTTGGAACCGGGCCGGACCAGGCGGTTGCGCCGCGTCGCCAAGCCTTGTAAGGGCCCGGGCAACGCTGTATCCTGCGTCAGCCGTCGTTTTCTCGAGATGGCCGACACCATATCCGGCAGAAAAATCGAACGTCGGGGGAACCGGCGCAACGACACGCCGCCAGGGGGAGGGCGCATGCGGGACGACATTTTGCTTGCCATGCGCAAATTCGTGGCCCCGGAATTCGTTTTCGGCAACGGGGCGCTGACCCTGGCCGGGCGTCAGGCGGCCGGCCTCGGCGTACGCCATGCCTTGCTCGTGGCCGATTCCGGCCTCATGGATTTCGGCTGGCCGCAGCAGGTCCAGGCGAGCCTTGACGCCTCCGGGGTGGAAACCACCCTTTTTACCGCTTTTTCCTCCAATCCGCGTGACCACGAAGTCATGGCCGGAGCACACGTTTTCGATGACGCCGGTTGCGACGCCCTGGTGGCCGTGGGCGGCGGTTCGGCCATGGACTGCGCCAAGGCCATCGGCATCGTCAGCGTCAACAAGCGGCATATCCGGGAATTCGAGGGCGTGGACAACGTGGAACGCCCCGGTCCGCCGCTTCTGTGCGTGCCGACCACGGCCGGCACCGGGGCCGAGGTCTCCCAGTTCGCCATCATCACGGATAGCGTGCGCCGGGTGAAAATCGCCATTGCCGGCAAGACGCTGATCCCGGACGCGGCGCTCATCGACCCCGAGACCACCGTGACCATGCCGGGGACCCTGACCGCCCATACGGGCCTGGACGCCCTGACCCACGCCATGGAGGCCTACGTTTCCAACGCCAACAGCCCCATGACCGACCTGCTGGCCCGGGAGGCCATCCGGCTCATTGCCGCCCATCTGCTCCCGGCCATGCGCAATCCCAAGGACATGCAGGCCCGTGGCGGCATGCTCCTGGCCAGTCTTTACGCCGGCATGGCCTTTTCCAACGCCATCCTCGGCGCGGTCCACGCCATGTCCCACAGCCTGGGCGGGCTGCTCGACCTGCCGCATGGGCTTTGCAACGCCATTTTGATGGATCACGTGGCGCGATACAATTTCAGCGCCGCGCCGGAGCGGTACGCGGACATCGGGCGGCTTCTGGGCGCCCGATTTGACGATGCCGCCGCGCCGGAGGAAAAAAAAGAGGCTGTGCTGGCCGCCATGCGGGACTTCAAGCGCGCCGCCGGGGTCACCATGGGGCTGGCCGAAATCGGGGTCGACCCGGAAGCCCTGGCCCAACTTGCCCACAATGCCCTGGACGACCCCTGTCTCCTGACCAACCCCCGGCAGCCAAGCCAAGCCGATATCGAAGCCATCTATGAAGACGCCAGGCAAACGAGCCGCTGACGCCAGCCGCCGGGACAGGCTGCTTGGCTTCGGCGAACATTCGGTCAGCAAAAGCTATTACCCGGAACTCAAGCGCCGCCTTGACGAGCTCGAGCGCTTCCGTTCGCTCCTCGAGCAGACCGGCGAGGCCATTTTCCTGGTCGATGGGCGCACGGGCCGCATCACCGATACCGCCGGCGCGGCCGGGGGCATTCTGCGCCAGGAGCGCGAGGCCCTCGTCGGACTTCCTTTTGCCGAACTGCTTCCCGTGGAGGCCGTGGAGCATCTCCATGGGCTTTTTTCCGGGGATTTCGCCGCTGGACGCCTGGAAACGGTCCTGACCCGGCCGGGAGGCCAGGGAACGACCCCGCCCGTGGAGATGACGTTCCGCATGGCCAAGGGCGAGGACGGCCCCATCGCCGTCATCGTGGCCCGGGACGTGTCGGAGCGTAAAAAAAGCGAACTGGCCTTGCGCCGGGCCGAGGAAAAATACCGGGGTATCGTCGAAAACGCGGCCGAAGGCATTTTTCAAAGCTCCCTGGACGGCCGGCTCATCAGCGCCAACCCGGCCGTG
Proteins encoded in this window:
- a CDS encoding DsrE family protein; amino-acid sequence: MRYDVVFHVDEDAAHLDAALTNIRNYYAALPQERFTAVLLVNGPAIKLMGADGAHAQALTEAAGLGLTVRVCRNALRHFGLAPEWLCPVCEIVPAGVVELVARQAEGYAYVKP
- the selD gene encoding selenide, water dikinase SelD, which codes for MSIELVKTVTAAGUAAKISPGDLEAVLQGLPPVTDPRLLTASGVNEDAAVVRLPDGRGLVQTVDFFTPIVNDPFKFGRIAAVNALSDVYAMGGTPLSAMNIVCFPIKTMEREVLAEILRGGLDAVLEAGAVPAGGHSVEDPEVKYGLAVSGLVDADAFASNTGLVPGDILILTKPLGTGVLATALKGDFGDPVVLENELFTWAGRLNAAGGRVIRELSLKAATDVTGFGLGGHLLEMAAASGVAVEIRLADVPFLPQAVELAGLGMLPAGSFANRNYCAKTVSVAEGLDPIKSDLVFDAQTSGGLVLAVPEAKVAAARRMLLDAGDLAAVVGRVVAVRPDMARLRIV
- a CDS encoding ABC transporter ATP-binding protein/permease, with protein sequence MTQNQVSPPKKDRHAFLGRQVWRLYTFLRPYKKAMIGGLALNILARACDLLPLAIAGRVIDAAARGESDPKVYLFYGLTVLTSFIFLAVFQSGSDYMLSALAQKTRHDIRLALYGHLQSLEPAFFEDRQTGDIMSVIVADVDALESFLTDSTTSIIRLVVTFCGIYGYLFFLEWRLALLLFVPLPLAIFAVRRFVTRVQPRYRETRRAVGAIAGILENNISGMGVIQAYTAEDRLYKAVSARSASYRDEAIAAEGERARFLPAIYTVAGLSFGAVFAGGGYLVAAGHGPTVGDYTTFVLFAARLVLPLFVFGMLINQIQRAEAAASRVSELFAVRPRVADAPGAVALIGKPSRLEFTDVRFAYPSRGQVINSISFSLAKGQVLGVVGPTGAGKSTLVKLLLRYFEPTGGVITVDGASLAAYTLNSYRGHLGYVSQDAFLFHGTVAENILLGRPEADMAAVRHAAAVAGADDFIMKLPAGYDTVIGERGLKLSGGERQRVSLARAILRDPAILILDEATSAVDTRTEAIIQQNLYAFRDGRLTLAVAHRLSTVRQCSQILVVVDGYVVERGDHEALLAAGGVYAGMWAVQSGAETLEEGGASGGQGETF
- a CDS encoding pyruvate carboxyltransferase — its product is MSEHLPNPLTDRVTPLTISDTTLRDGAQMPGVRFSVEDKVVIAKALATAGVDVIEAGFPAVSDREIEAVRRIAAEVAGPRIMVLCRALTADIDAAWEALQHADPDRRGVGVFLATSALHRRDKLGKTKGECLEMIRQAVTYARKRFLKVTFSCEDGSRTEPAFLRQAYTVAMDAGATGIGFPDTLGVLTPEMVRRRVRMLTRLAHPRGVRLRVHFHNDLGLATANTLAAAGAGADIVHLTVGGIGERAGNAPLEETVMALRLHGRQYRRSVGVDPSHLTGLCRLVSARSGVPIAPNKAVVGANIFATAAGVHQDGLLKNPDTYLPFHPETVGAHGFRLPLSPMSGRAALALRLTELGIELTPDELAVAGRLVKNADKDAWADEEKLVRRAAAKAKEGGV
- the elbB gene encoding isoprenoid biosynthesis glyoxalase ElbB, which encodes MATIGVLLSGCGVLDGSEIHEATLALYFLDKAGAKVICLAPEMTAPAMDHAAKAPSGEMRNVRVEAARIARGAVTDVASMTADSLDGLILPGGFGAAKNLCDFAEKGAKGTVFPAVATLLAAMHAAGKPIGAICIAPAVLALALGRFHPELTIGNDPGTAQALEAAGAKHVACAVDEIHVDAANNLVTTPAYMLGPGIADIAKGIEKLVAEVLSRVRP
- a CDS encoding carbohydrate deacetylase gives rise to the protein MRRLFVNADDFGLTEGVSAGILTAMAAGVVGGTTAMVCAEGGLERLTRLGPQIAGRVGLHLQLTGGRPCLPPEQIPSLVTEEGLFPRKKKAVVDVDPNEVRREWRAQLARFRQSGLMPSHLDSHHHIHNRPEAFPVFAELARELGVPGRAVSDAMRESLTSAGVVHADLCLTRFYGENLSATTFLSLVDAAFAALGGSGTVEVMVHPGRHDAALAAISTYSAGREQELAALTEPGLAEALAERGIRIVTAASLLGTGPDQAVAPRRQAL
- a CDS encoding iron-containing alcohol dehydrogenase, with translation MRDDILLAMRKFVAPEFVFGNGALTLAGRQAAGLGVRHALLVADSGLMDFGWPQQVQASLDASGVETTLFTAFSSNPRDHEVMAGAHVFDDAGCDALVAVGGGSAMDCAKAIGIVSVNKRHIREFEGVDNVERPGPPLLCVPTTAGTGAEVSQFAIITDSVRRVKIAIAGKTLIPDAALIDPETTVTMPGTLTAHTGLDALTHAMEAYVSNANSPMTDLLAREAIRLIAAHLLPAMRNPKDMQARGGMLLASLYAGMAFSNAILGAVHAMSHSLGGLLDLPHGLCNAILMDHVARYNFSAAPERYADIGRLLGARFDDAAAPEEKKEAVLAAMRDFKRAAGVTMGLAEIGVDPEALAQLAHNALDDPCLLTNPRQPSQADIEAIYEDARQTSR